In the genome of Nitratireductor sp. GISD-1A_MAKvit, the window TGAAATCGACTTTTCTGCATCTCGCTCGATTTAATCTGATGGTCGCAGAAGCTGCTCCGCTCAGCAGTTACAAATCGATATCAGTGCATCACAATTCTCAACCATGAGGCGATAATAAAAAGAATCTTTTTCTTGAGAACGCTGCCAAACCGGGGTTTTTCTATTTTTAAAGAATGTAAAATCGAACCCCCTTAACCCAGAGTTGATCCTTAAATTACCTCACAATATCCACCATTGGTTGTCTGATTGACTGTCATCTCTATTTATCGTGGAATATATTTACTTACGATGTACTGGAATGTTTATAGTTTATTTATTTCTTCAGACGAATTCTTCCATCGGGAATGGGAGTACAGGAAATGAAAAAAGACAATCTGAGGCGCTTCATAAAAGGCCGGGAAGCCACGGCAGCACTCGAATTCGCGATCATCGCACCTCTCTTTTTCATGACCGTATTTTCAATGATTGCCTATGGAATTTATCTCAGCGCATCGCATTCCGTGCAGCAGGTCAGCGCAGACGCCGCCCGTGCAGCAGTTGCCGGGCTGTCACCTTCAGAACGACAGGTGCTGGCCCGCGACTACATCGAGCAATCGATGATCAATCACCCCTTCATCGACCGAACGAAATTCGAAGTTGCGGTGGCAGACGACACCCGGAACCCGAACCAGTTCACCGTGACGGTCAAATATGATGCCAGCGACCTTCCGATCTGGTCGCTTTACTCATATGCGATGCCCGACAAGGAGATTGTGGGCTTTTCCACCATCCGGCTCGGGGGGATTTGAAGATGGAGCCGCCTCCCCTTCAATTCTCCAGCGCTTCAAGAACGATAGGAGCGCCAACATCGCGACGTTGTTTGCGCTGTTTCTTCCCATCTTGATCGG includes:
- a CDS encoding TadE/TadG family type IV pilus assembly protein, which codes for MKKDNLRRFIKGREATAALEFAIIAPLFFMTVFSMIAYGIYLSASHSVQQVSADAARAAVAGLSPSERQVLARDYIEQSMINHPFIDRTKFEVAVADDTRNPNQFTVTVKYDASDLPIWSLYSYAMPDKEIVGFSTIRLGGI